A window of the Tachysurus fulvidraco isolate hzauxx_2018 chromosome 6, HZAU_PFXX_2.0, whole genome shotgun sequence genome harbors these coding sequences:
- the col8a1a gene encoding collagen, type VIII, alpha 1a has protein sequence MAMAPFLVVLVQVVLLPSVCGGAYYGHKPHHQQHQPIPHIPHKGIGKEMPHLQHHLYRKEIPQLPMHMNKGKDKKGETIPRGEQGIPGEVGPPGPPGPQGPPGPSGPQGNGMPGPPGNPGAPGPPGLPGVGKPGMLGMPGKPGELGPPGEQGEQGPGGAQGQPGMTGPPGPPGPQGLPGIGRPGGQGLPGLPGPKGEPGHKGLPGLPGLPGPKGDKGIGHIGPQGPKGPPGPSGLPGHKGLPGVGKPGAPGLPGAPGKEGQPGPPGPLGPEGPSGLEGKQGPQGLPGIGKPGDVGSPGQPGAPGHKGLPGPPGLPGRPGLPGFGKPGYPGPKGDKGMGGPPGPSGPKGDKGFGGPPGMVGPSGPSGPPGSPGPVGPPGGIGAPGPKGESGEGGAKGEPGSVGKPGSPGIAGQPGQAGEDGDPGPRGPAGPTGPKGDGGEKGQPGSHGPPGMPGPKGEVGAPGPEGQQGPEGIPGLTGPAGPFGPSGAPGPKGEPGPPGKAGPPGEGSPGATGSLGLPGPPGPSGSPGQPGQPGPPGPPGPPGPPALNPELMGVLPEMGPALDGVKTSVHMKGKKYGGGADIMGSSGLEMPAFTAQLTTPYPPVGTPVVFDKLLYNGRQNYNPQTGVFTCDLPGIYYFSYHVHCKGSNVWVGLYRNGEPVMYTYDEYKKGVLDQASGSAVIPLQPGDTVHIQLPSDQASGLYAGQYVHSSFSGFLLYPM, from the exons ATGGCTATGGCTCCTTTCCTGGTGGTTTTAGTACAAGTGGTATTATTACCATCCGTTTGTGGAGGTGCATATTATGGGCACAAACCACATCATCAACAGCATCAGCCCATACCTCATATACCTCACAAAGGTATAGGAAAAGAGATGCCTCATTTGCAGCATCACCTTTACAGGAAAGAGATACCACAATTACCCATGCATATGAATAAAGGCAAGGACAAAAAAG GTGAGACCATCCCTAGAGGTGAGCAGGGCATTCCAGGTGAAGTTGGACCCCCTGGACCTCCTGGACCACAAGGACCACCAGGGCCTTCTGGTCCTCAAGGAAATGGAATGCCAGGTCCTCCAGGAAATCCAGGTGCTCCTGGCCCCCCAGGGTTACCTGGTGTTGGTAAACCAGGAATGCTAGGAATGCCAGGGAAGCCTGGTGAATTGGGACCACCAGGAGAACAAGGTGAACAGGGACCTGGTGGAGCACAAGGGCAACCAGGTATGACAGGACCACCTGGTCCCCCAGGACCCCAGGGCTTGCCAGGAATTGGGAGGCCAGGTGGCCAAGGGCTACCAGGACTGCCAGGACCCAAAGGTGAACCAGGGCACAAAGGTCTACCTGGTCTTCCGGGGTTGCCTGGGCCTAAAGGAGATAAGGGAATCGGACATATTGGGCCACAAGGTCCAAAAGGACCACCTGGGCCTTCAGGACTACCTGGGCATAAAGGATTGCCAGGGGTGGGCAAGCCTGGAGCCCCTGGTTTGCCAGGTGCACCAGGTAAAGAAGGACAACCTGGACCACCTGGACCACTTGGTCCAGAAGGACCATCAGGCTTGGAGGGCAAACAAGGACCACAAGGACTGCCTGGCATTGGAAAACCAGGTGATGTTGGATCGCCAGGGCAGCCGGGTGCCCCAGGTCATAAAGGCCTACCAGGGCCACCAGGTTTGCCAGGAAGGCCTGGATTACCTGGATTTGGAAAACCAGGATACCCTGGCCCAAAAGGTGACAAAGGAATGGGAGGGCCACCTGGACCTTCAGGACCAAAAGGTGACAAAGGATTTGGAGGTCCACCTGGTATGGTAGGACCCTCAGGACCGAGTGGTCCTCCTGGCTCTCCAGGACCAGTAGGACCTCCTGGTGGTATTGGTGCACCAGGACCTAAAGGGGAGAGCGGTGAAGGTGGAGCAAAAGGAGAACCAGGGTCTGTGGGAAAGCCAGGATCTCCAGGAATTGCAGGCCAACCAGGTCAAGCAGGTGAAGATGGTGACCCTGGCCCACGGGGACCAGCAGGCCCTACCGGTCCCAAAGGAGATGGTGGAGAGAAGGGTCAACCTGGATCCCATGGCCCTCCTGGCATGCCTGGCCCTAAAGGAGAAGTGGGGGCACCTGGTCCTGAAGGGCAGCAGGGTCCAGAAGGCATTCCAGGGCTGACAGGACCAGCGGGACCATTTGGACCATCTGGAGCTCCTGGACCTAAGGGAGAACCTGGACCTCCTGGTAAGGCTGGTCCTCCAGGTGAGGGAAGCCCTGGTGCTACAGGCTCTCTTGGTCTTCCTGGGCCTCCAGGCCCAAGTGGTTCTCCAGGCCAGCCAGGTCAACCAGGTCCTCCTGGTCCTCCAGGACCCCCTGGACCACCTGCCCTAAACCCTGAACTCATGGGTGTTCTGCCTGAGATGGGGCCAGCCCTGGATGGAGTGAAGACTAGTGTTCatatgaaaggaaaaaagtatGGAGGTGGAGCTGATATAATGGGTTCTAGTGGTCTAGAGATGCCTGCTTTTACTGCACAACTGACTACACCCTACCCTCCAGTTGGAACACCAGTGGTATTTGACAAGCTATTGTATAATGGCCGACAGAATTACAATCCACAGACAGGTGTGTTCACCTGTGATCTACCTGGTATCTACTACTTTTCATACCATGTACATTGCAAGGGTTCCAATGTGTGGGTGGGTCTGTACCGAAATGGAGAACCTGTAATGTATACATATGATGAGTATAAGAAGGGTGTTTTGGATCAGGCATCTGGCAGTGCTGTGATTCCGTTACAGCCAGGAGACACTGTTCATATCCAGTTACCATCTGACCAGGCATCTGGACTCTATGCAGGACAATATGTCCATTCTTCTTTCTCTGGTTTCCTACTGTACCCCATGTAG
- the jagn1a gene encoding protein jagunal homolog 1-A: MTSRAGPRAAGTDGSDFKHREKVAPHYQMSASLKSEIKKLTIVHLVLWLLIASQVTVSYFKLCSHDVVAMPYQWEYPYLLSLLPSLLSGMAMPKNNISYLVISMISAGLFSVAPLIFGAMEMFPVAQQLYRHGKAYRFIFGFSAVSVMYLLMVIAIQVHAGQIYYSKKLLDAWFDSTQEKKKK, encoded by the exons ATGACATCACGTGCAGGCCCAAGAGCTGCTGGGACTGATGGAAGTGACTTCAAGCATAGAGAGAAAGTGGCTCCTCATTATCAGATGAG TGCTTCATTAAAGTCTGAGATCAAGAAGCTGACTATTGTGCATCTTGTGCTATGGTTGCTTATAGCCTCCCAGGTGACAGTCTCCTACTTTAAGTTGTGCTCCCATGACGTGGTGGCCATGCCCTATCAGTGGGAGTACCCGTACCTCCTCAGCCTGCTGCCCTCGCTGCTGTCAGGCATGGCCATGCCCAAGAACAACATTAGCTATCTGGTGATCTCCATGATCAGCGCTGGCCTATTTTCTGTAGCTCCGCTAATATTTGGTGCCATGGAGATGTTCCCGGTGGCACAGCAGCTGTACCGACATGGCAAGGCATACCGATTTATCTTTGGCTTCTCCGCGGTGTCAGTGATGTACCTGCTGATGGTGATTGCCATTCAGGTGCACGCAGGGCAAATTTACTACAGCAAGAAATTGCTGGATGCCTGGTTTGActccacacaggaaaaaaagaaaaaataa